A window of Roseovarius sp. THAF27 contains these coding sequences:
- a CDS encoding urease accessory protein UreE has product MTDLPIAQHLRKAGTWTGDAALCALSYEDRFFRRRKLTVEEGWSLVADFEHTVSLDDGDALETTDGRLVRIVAAPEALLAVSGSDLARLAWHIGNRHTPCQVEAHRLLIRDDPVIAHMLAHLGATFTLVTEPFKPEGGAYGHGRTHSHEHGATAHAH; this is encoded by the coding sequence ATGACAGACCTCCCGATCGCCCAACACCTCCGCAAGGCCGGAACCTGGACCGGAGACGCCGCGCTGTGCGCGTTGTCATACGAGGATCGTTTTTTCCGACGACGCAAGCTTACCGTGGAAGAAGGGTGGTCGCTTGTGGCCGATTTCGAGCATACGGTGTCCCTGGACGACGGAGACGCCTTGGAAACCACCGACGGGCGGCTGGTCCGGATCGTCGCGGCCCCGGAGGCGTTGTTGGCAGTATCAGGGTCCGACTTGGCGAGATTGGCCTGGCATATCGGCAACCGGCACACGCCCTGCCAGGTGGAAGCCCACCGGCTCTTGATCCGCGACGATCCGGTGATCGCGCATATGTTGGCCCATCTGGGTGCAACGTTCACCCTGGTCACCGAACCTTTCAAACCCGAGGGCGGTGCCTATGGGCATGGCAGGACCCACAGCCACGAACACGGGGCCACGGCGCATGCACACTGA
- the ureC gene encoding urease subunit alpha — translation MPARVSRSEYAAMFGPTTGDRLRLADTDLIIEVESDLTALNAGAATTGGTGGNAAFYGEEVKFGGGKVIRDGMGQSQLTRAAGAMDTVITNALILDYTGIYKADVGLKDGAIIKIGKAGNPDTQPGVDIVIGPGTEIIAGEGRILTAGGFDSHIHFICPQQIEDALHSGLTTMLGGGTGPAHGTLATTCTPGPWHLGRMLQSADAFPMNLAFAGKGNASLPAALEEQVMAGACALKLHEDWGTTPAAIDCCLSVADAMDVQVMIHTDTLNESGFVENTVAAMKGRTMHAFHTEGAGGGHAPDIIKICGQSNVLPSSTNPTRPFTVNTLEEHLDMLMVCHHLDKSIPEDIAFAESRIRRETIAAEDILHDMGAFSIIASDSQAMGRVGEVIIRTWQTADKMKKQRGGLEDETGDNDNLRVRRYVAKYTINPAIAHGISDHIGSIEEGKRADLVLWKPAFFGVKPEMVLIGGSIACAQMGDPNASIPTPQPVYTRPMFGAYGRALHASAVTFVSAAAHDDGIGDTLGIAKQTLPVQNTRGIGKADLKLNDSCPEIDVNPETYEVRANGELLTCEPASELPMAQRYFLY, via the coding sequence ATGCCCGCACGCGTCTCACGTTCCGAATACGCCGCCATGTTCGGCCCCACGACGGGCGACAGGCTGCGCCTGGCCGATACCGACCTGATCATAGAGGTCGAAAGCGACCTGACTGCACTGAATGCCGGGGCCGCCACGACGGGCGGAACCGGCGGCAACGCGGCGTTTTACGGTGAAGAAGTCAAGTTCGGCGGCGGCAAGGTGATCCGCGACGGGATGGGCCAAAGCCAGTTGACGCGCGCGGCAGGGGCGATGGATACGGTCATCACCAACGCGCTGATCCTGGACTATACCGGTATCTACAAGGCGGATGTGGGTCTGAAGGACGGCGCGATTATCAAGATCGGCAAGGCGGGCAACCCCGATACGCAGCCCGGTGTCGATATCGTGATCGGTCCGGGCACCGAGATCATCGCGGGCGAGGGGCGTATCCTGACCGCCGGCGGCTTTGACAGCCATATCCATTTCATCTGCCCGCAACAGATCGAGGATGCGCTACATTCGGGACTGACGACGATGCTGGGCGGTGGCACTGGACCTGCGCACGGCACGCTGGCCACCACCTGCACGCCGGGGCCGTGGCACCTGGGGCGGATGTTGCAGTCCGCCGATGCGTTCCCGATGAACCTGGCCTTTGCCGGTAAGGGCAACGCCTCGCTGCCCGCTGCGCTGGAGGAACAGGTGATGGCCGGGGCCTGCGCGCTGAAGCTGCACGAGGACTGGGGCACCACCCCGGCCGCCATCGATTGCTGCCTGTCGGTGGCCGATGCGATGGACGTGCAGGTGATGATCCACACCGACACGCTGAACGAATCCGGGTTCGTCGAGAACACTGTGGCGGCCATGAAAGGCCGCACGATGCACGCCTTCCACACCGAGGGTGCGGGCGGAGGCCATGCGCCGGACATCATCAAGATCTGCGGGCAGTCCAACGTGCTGCCGTCCTCGACCAACCCGACGCGGCCCTTCACGGTGAACACGCTGGAAGAGCATCTGGACATGCTGATGGTGTGCCACCACTTGGACAAGTCGATCCCCGAGGACATCGCCTTTGCCGAAAGTCGCATCCGGCGCGAAACCATCGCTGCCGAGGACATCCTGCACGACATGGGCGCGTTCAGCATCATCGCCTCGGACAGCCAGGCGATGGGCCGGGTGGGCGAGGTGATCATCCGCACCTGGCAGACCGCCGACAAGATGAAGAAACAGCGTGGAGGGCTGGAAGACGAGACCGGCGACAACGACAACCTTCGGGTTCGCCGCTATGTCGCCAAGTACACGATCAACCCGGCCATCGCGCATGGCATTTCCGATCACATAGGGTCGATCGAGGAAGGCAAGCGCGCCGATCTCGTGCTTTGGAAACCGGCCTTTTTCGGGGTGAAGCCCGAGATGGTGCTGATCGGCGGCTCGATCGCCTGTGCGCAGATGGGCGACCCCAATGCCTCGATCCCGACGCCGCAGCCGGTCTATACGCGCCCCATGTTCGGGGCCTATGGGCGCGCGCTGCACGCTTCCGCCGTCACCTTCGTATCGGCGGCGGCGCATGACGACGGCATCGGCGATACGCTCGGGATCGCCAAGCAGACCCTGCCGGTGCAAAACACCCGTGGCATCGGCAAAGCAGATCTGAAGCTGAACGATTCCTGCCCCGAGATCGACGTGAACCCCGAAACCTACGAAGTGCGTGCCAACGGCGAGCTGCTGACCTGCGAGCCGGCCAGCGAACTGCCGATGGCGCAGCGCTATTTCCTGTATTGA
- a CDS encoding antifreeze protein, giving the protein MARVLTPVDLWSNAFQAAMIVAEAQAVIAMRMWGLAGVWSVTPSENSRMVSEKAFALTRAATDAGTAALRGRRADQVVAAAMKPIRQKTRANARRLAKRGYKKR; this is encoded by the coding sequence ATGGCTCGTGTGCTGACGCCGGTCGACCTGTGGTCGAATGCCTTTCAGGCCGCGATGATCGTGGCCGAGGCGCAGGCGGTCATCGCCATGCGCATGTGGGGGCTTGCCGGTGTCTGGTCGGTCACCCCGTCCGAGAACAGTCGCATGGTCAGCGAAAAGGCCTTTGCCCTGACGCGCGCCGCGACGGATGCCGGGACGGCCGCGTTGCGTGGTCGCCGGGCGGATCAGGTCGTCGCCGCGGCCATGAAACCGATCCGGCAAAAGACCCGCGCCAATGCCCGCCGCCTGGCCAAGCGTGGATACAAAAAGAGGTAA
- a CDS encoding urease subunit beta, protein MIPGEIFPAEGTLELNSDRQAITLEVANTGDRPVQVGSHYHFAETNPALDFDREAARGHRLDIAAGTAVRFEPGQRREVQLIPIGGRRRVYGFNGAVMGDL, encoded by the coding sequence ATGATCCCCGGAGAGATTTTTCCCGCCGAGGGTACGCTGGAGCTGAACTCGGACCGGCAGGCGATCACGCTGGAAGTCGCCAATACCGGCGACCGGCCCGTTCAGGTCGGCAGTCATTATCATTTTGCCGAGACCAACCCGGCGCTGGATTTCGACCGCGAAGCGGCAAGGGGGCACCGTCTGGACATCGCCGCCGGCACCGCCGTGCGGTTCGAGCCGGGCCAGCGCCGCGAGGTGCAGCTGATCCCGATTGGCGGAAGGCGGCGGGTCTACGGCTTCAACGGCGCCGTCATGGGGGATCTGTGA
- a CDS encoding HupE/UreJ family protein produces MRRLAFTLIPAVLAAGPAFAHLDPGAHGSFAAGLSHPVFGADHILAMVAVGLWAASLGGRAFVALPVGFVGAMALGFLLSLAGLPLPMVEPMILVSVLVLGVLVAAAARVPLSAAVAITAALGVFHGHAHGTEIGGAGALAYLAGFVAATTALHALGATAGWALGRFGGALLTRGAGLAVAIGGSALVMAG; encoded by the coding sequence ATGCGACGCCTTGCTTTCACCCTCATCCCTGCCGTGCTGGCCGCTGGCCCCGCGTTCGCACACCTTGATCCGGGGGCGCACGGGTCCTTCGCCGCGGGGCTTTCGCACCCGGTGTTCGGCGCGGACCATATCCTGGCGATGGTCGCGGTGGGCCTGTGGGCTGCAAGCCTAGGCGGGCGGGCGTTCGTGGCCCTGCCGGTGGGATTTGTGGGGGCGATGGCGCTGGGGTTCCTGCTGTCGCTGGCTGGTCTGCCGCTGCCGATGGTCGAGCCGATGATCCTGGTGTCCGTCCTTGTCCTCGGCGTGCTGGTTGCCGCGGCGGCGCGGGTGCCGCTGTCGGCGGCGGTCGCGATCACGGCGGCGTTGGGCGTGTTTCACGGTCACGCGCACGGGACCGAGATCGGCGGCGCGGGGGCGCTGGCCTATCTCGCGGGCTTTGTCGCAGCGACGACGGCGTTGCACGCGCTGGGGGCCACCGCAGGCTGGGCGCTGGGCCGTTTCGGAGGGGCGCTGCTGACACGCGGGGCAGGGCTGGCTGTCGCGATCGGCGGCTCTGCCCTCGTCATGGCGGGGTGA
- a CDS encoding urease subunit gamma translates to MQLTPREKDKLMVAMAAEVARKRLARGVKLNYPEAIALITDAVVEGARDGRSVADMMEAGAEVISRGDCMEGVPEMIHEVQVEATFPDGTKLVTVHNPIR, encoded by the coding sequence ATGCAACTGACGCCCAGAGAGAAAGACAAGCTGATGGTGGCCATGGCCGCGGAGGTGGCTCGCAAGCGATTGGCACGGGGGGTCAAGCTGAATTACCCCGAGGCGATTGCGCTGATCACCGACGCCGTGGTCGAAGGCGCCCGCGACGGGCGTTCTGTCGCCGACATGATGGAGGCCGGGGCCGAGGTCATCAGCCGGGGCGACTGCATGGAGGGCGTGCCCGAGATGATCCACGAAGTGCAGGTCGAAGCCACCTTTCCCGACGGCACCAAGCTTGTCACAGTACATAACCCAATTCGCTGA
- a CDS encoding urease accessory protein UreD: MLLAPDITAHADGPALPRARGSLRVASKLRDGKSALDRLHSAGCARALFPRRTDALEAIVVNTSGGLTGGDRFDIEATAGAGSRLVVTTQAAERAYRSNSGRARVRSRLHVEAGATLCWLPQELLVFDRAALDRRLEVEIEDTAEFIMAEPVAFGRLSMGETVTRADFLDRVSVHRDNRPLYEDRVALTGDISARLGQAAVAAGMAAMASALYVGRRAERLLPMVRALLPATGGASLLRPDVLVVRVLARDGFELRRTLCPVLEALSNAALPRSWRL, encoded by the coding sequence ATGCTTCTTGCCCCGGATATCACTGCCCATGCGGACGGTCCGGCCCTGCCGCGGGCCCGAGGGAGTTTGCGCGTCGCGTCCAAGCTGCGGGATGGGAAAAGTGCGCTGGACAGGCTGCACAGCGCGGGCTGTGCGCGGGCGCTTTTTCCGCGCCGGACGGACGCGTTGGAGGCGATCGTGGTGAATACCTCGGGCGGTCTGACCGGAGGAGACCGTTTCGATATCGAGGCCACTGCGGGGGCGGGCAGCCGGCTTGTCGTCACGACCCAGGCGGCCGAGCGGGCGTATCGCAGCAATTCGGGCCGGGCGCGGGTGCGGTCGCGACTGCATGTCGAGGCGGGCGCGACGCTGTGTTGGTTGCCTCAGGAACTGTTGGTGTTCGACCGTGCTGCGCTGGACCGGCGGTTGGAGGTCGAGATCGAGGATACGGCGGAGTTCATCATGGCAGAGCCGGTCGCGTTCGGACGCCTGAGCATGGGCGAGACGGTGACGCGGGCGGATTTCCTGGACCGCGTCAGCGTTCATCGTGACAACCGACCGCTTTACGAGGACCGCGTGGCGCTGACCGGCGACATTTCCGCGCGGCTGGGGCAGGCGGCCGTGGCGGCGGGGATGGCCGCGATGGCAAGTGCGCTTTACGTGGGGCGCCGGGCCGAGCGGCTGCTGCCAATGGTGCGGGCGCTGCTGCCGGCGACCGGGGGCGCAAGCCTTTTGCGCCCCGATGTGCTGGTGGTGCGGGTGCTGGCGCGCGACGGGTTCGAGTTGCGCCGGACGCTGTGCCCGGTGCTCGAGGCGCTGTCGAACGCGGCCCTGCCAAGATCCTGGAGGCTTTGA
- the urtA gene encoding urea ABC transporter substrate-binding protein: MTKTLLGTAAVLTALSAPAFAQDCPIKVGVLHSLSGTMAISETTLKDTMEMLIEQQNEKGGVLGCELEAVVVDPASDWPLFAEKARELLTVHEVDVIFGNWTSVSRKSVLPVIEELNGLLFYPVQYEGEESSKNVFYTGAAPNQQAIPATDYFLEELGVESFALLGTDYVYPRTTNNILESYLKSKGVADEDIFVNYTPFGHSDWSKIVSDVVALGAGGKQVGVISTINGDANVGFYKELAAQGVSADDIPVVAFSVGEEELSGLDTSNLVGHLAAWNYFQSADTDANAEWIEAWKARMGEDRVTNDPMEAHYIGFNMWVNAAEQAGTTDVDAVRTAMYGQEFPNLTGGTAVMLPNHHLAKPVLIGEIQEDGQFDIISQTEEVPGDAWTDYLPESAVLKSDWQELECGMYNTETETCVQIKSNY; the protein is encoded by the coding sequence ATGACTAAGACACTTCTAGGCACAGCAGCGGTCCTGACGGCCCTGTCGGCTCCGGCCTTCGCACAGGACTGCCCGATCAAGGTGGGCGTGCTGCACTCGCTGTCGGGCACGATGGCGATCTCGGAAACGACGCTCAAGGACACGATGGAGATGCTGATCGAGCAACAGAACGAGAAAGGCGGCGTACTCGGGTGCGAACTCGAAGCCGTCGTCGTCGATCCGGCCTCCGACTGGCCGCTCTTCGCCGAAAAGGCCCGCGAGCTGCTAACGGTACACGAGGTCGACGTGATCTTCGGCAACTGGACGAGCGTCAGCCGCAAATCTGTCCTGCCGGTCATCGAGGAACTCAATGGCCTGCTGTTCTACCCCGTCCAATACGAGGGCGAGGAAAGCTCCAAGAACGTGTTCTACACCGGTGCCGCACCCAACCAGCAGGCCATTCCGGCCACGGACTATTTCCTGGAAGAATTGGGCGTCGAGAGCTTCGCGCTCCTGGGCACCGACTATGTCTATCCGCGCACCACGAACAACATCCTTGAATCCTACCTGAAATCCAAGGGCGTCGCTGACGAGGACATTTTCGTCAATTACACCCCCTTCGGCCATTCCGACTGGTCCAAGATCGTGTCGGACGTCGTGGCGCTGGGGGCCGGCGGCAAGCAGGTCGGCGTGATTTCGACCATCAACGGCGACGCAAACGTGGGCTTCTACAAGGAACTGGCAGCCCAGGGCGTGTCGGCCGATGACATCCCCGTCGTCGCCTTCTCGGTGGGCGAGGAAGAGCTTTCCGGCCTCGACACCTCGAATCTGGTCGGTCACCTGGCGGCGTGGAACTACTTCCAGTCGGCCGACACCGACGCCAATGCCGAATGGATCGAGGCGTGGAAAGCCCGGATGGGCGAGGACCGCGTGACCAACGACCCGATGGAGGCGCATTACATCGGTTTCAACATGTGGGTGAACGCCGCCGAACAGGCCGGCACCACGGACGTCGACGCGGTCCGCACCGCCATGTACGGGCAGGAATTCCCGAACTTGACCGGCGGCACGGCGGTCATGCTGCCGAACCACCACCTGGCCAAGCCGGTTTTGATCGGCGAGATCCAGGAAGACGGCCAGTTCGACATCATCAGCCAGACCGAGGAAGTCCCGGGCGACGCCTGGACAGACTACCTGCCGGAATCGGCCGTGCTGAAGTCCGATTGGCAGGAGCTTGAGTGCGGTATGTACAACACCGAAACCGAGACCTGCGTGCAGATCAAGTCGAACTACTGA
- the urtB gene encoding urea ABC transporter permease subunit UrtB has translation MARLLLILTLLIASLPAAAQQADAPIQQLLQEHAGQLAKPSRTKVAPTIDAIAGSGLPEAQTVLRKWQDKELWRNTETGLFIWAEEIDRDTIRGFDFAGDTPLGELPDDAFEQSKPNSGVRKMIGAALVKFQLTAEDLATRRTAINNIERDAEASHLAPLREAIEAETSPTLKARAERLERLLTIRFGETEEERIAAIEGFQGDLGVDLRGALNPLVTTRLEAAETAPEGPEIARVLKPGSEALPRENAYDLLVSEGFAKPRISRADKAAALVANIDGEAVAGIQVATLDTEDARDMAYARLAEQGTVDPVATEAEIDETLNRYTFYEVFTGAPPAVALAAMNTLNGIETRVAVNQAADLALDAISLGSIYFLAAIGLAITFGVMGVINMAHGEFIMMGAYTGFVVQQIIPDQTLSVILAIPLAFAVTFAAGVAMERLVIRWLYHRPLETLLATFGISIALQQIAKNIFGTQARPLTAPGWLDGSLVFNDIVSISYIRIAIFVLALVFLALFLLVMNRTRLGLEVRAVTQNPRMAASMGINPDRINMLTFGFGSGIAGIAGVAIGLYAKVTSEMGADYIVQSFMTVVVGGVGNIWGTLLGATLVGSLQKGIEWLNPSNTLAAQTYMILFIILFIQFRPRGIIALKGRAAGA, from the coding sequence ATGGCACGCCTGTTGCTGATCCTCACGCTCCTGATTGCATCCCTGCCCGCGGCGGCACAGCAGGCCGATGCGCCGATCCAGCAGCTTTTGCAGGAGCACGCCGGGCAGTTGGCAAAGCCATCGCGCACCAAGGTCGCCCCCACCATCGACGCCATCGCCGGAAGCGGTCTGCCCGAGGCGCAGACCGTCCTGCGCAAATGGCAGGACAAAGAGTTGTGGCGGAACACGGAGACCGGCCTGTTCATCTGGGCCGAAGAGATCGACCGCGACACGATCCGCGGCTTCGATTTTGCCGGGGATACGCCCCTGGGCGAATTGCCCGACGATGCATTTGAGCAGTCCAAGCCCAATTCCGGGGTGCGCAAGATGATCGGCGCCGCGCTGGTGAAATTCCAACTGACCGCCGAAGACCTCGCCACCCGCCGCACCGCCATAAACAATATCGAACGCGACGCCGAAGCCTCGCACCTCGCCCCCCTGCGCGAGGCGATCGAGGCCGAGACAAGTCCGACCCTCAAGGCCCGCGCCGAACGCCTCGAACGCCTTCTGACCATCCGGTTCGGTGAAACCGAGGAAGAACGCATCGCCGCCATCGAAGGCTTCCAGGGCGATCTGGGCGTAGACCTGCGCGGTGCATTGAACCCGCTGGTCACGACCCGGCTGGAAGCCGCGGAAACCGCGCCCGAAGGCCCCGAAATCGCCCGCGTGCTGAAGCCGGGATCGGAGGCTTTGCCCCGCGAAAATGCCTATGACCTCTTGGTGTCCGAAGGCTTCGCCAAGCCCCGCATCAGCCGCGCCGACAAGGCCGCAGCACTCGTGGCCAATATCGACGGAGAGGCTGTCGCCGGCATCCAGGTTGCCACGCTCGACACCGAAGACGCCCGCGACATGGCCTATGCCAGGCTGGCCGAGCAAGGCACGGTCGACCCCGTCGCCACCGAGGCCGAGATCGACGAAACGCTGAACCGATACACCTTCTACGAGGTCTTCACCGGCGCCCCGCCCGCCGTCGCGCTGGCCGCGATGAATACGCTCAACGGCATCGAGACCCGCGTCGCCGTCAACCAGGCCGCCGACCTCGCGCTCGACGCCATCTCGCTCGGCTCGATCTATTTCCTCGCCGCCATCGGCCTTGCCATAACCTTCGGCGTGATGGGGGTGATCAACATGGCCCATGGCGAGTTCATCATGATGGGCGCCTATACCGGCTTTGTTGTGCAGCAGATCATCCCCGACCAGACGCTGTCGGTCATCCTCGCCATCCCGCTTGCCTTTGCCGTGACCTTCGCGGCGGGCGTGGCGATGGAACGGTTGGTGATCCGCTGGCTCTATCATCGCCCGCTGGAAACACTGCTGGCCACTTTCGGCATCTCCATCGCGCTGCAACAGATCGCCAAGAACATCTTCGGCACCCAGGCCCGCCCGCTGACGGCCCCCGGATGGCTGGACGGGTCGCTGGTGTTCAACGACATCGTGTCGATCAGCTATATCCGCATCGCGATCTTCGTGCTCGCCCTGGTGTTCCTCGCGCTGTTCCTGCTGGTCATGAACCGCACCCGCCTGGGCCTCGAGGTGCGCGCGGTGACGCAGAACCCGCGCATGGCCGCCTCGATGGGCATCAACCCCGACCGCATCAACATGCTGACCTTCGGCTTCGGCTCGGGCATCGCGGGTATCGCGGGCGTCGCCATCGGGCTATATGCCAAGGTCACCTCCGAGATGGGCGCCGACTACATCGTGCAAAGCTTCATGACCGTGGTGGTGGGCGGCGTCGGCAACATCTGGGGCACGCTTCTGGGGGCGACCCTCGTGGGGTCGCTGCAGAAAGGCATCGAATGGCTGAACCCGTCGAACACGCTGGCGGCCCAGACCTACATGATCCTCTTCATCATCCTCTTCATCCAGTTCCGGCCGCGCGGCATCATCGCGCTCAAGGGCCGGGCGGCGGGGGCCTGA
- the urtC gene encoding urea ABC transporter permease subunit UrtC, which yields MTDSTLARAAARQPIVLRFPAILVFMIVLAVFTVGVTILSEGFGIGVISTSFVKTLGKTLCLCLVALAMDLVWGYCGILSLGHMAFFALGGYAIGMWLMYERTRLIVVDSLAAETLPPTAQQISDGIASQIFGVVGASEFPPVWAFAHSLPLQLAAVMLVPGLLALVFGWFAFRSRVTGVYLSILTQAMTLALALYLFQNDSGLRGNNGLSGLQNLPGLGGVGQPIVSMWFLWASALALGLGYWLANWVVSGKFGSVLRGIRDDEARVRFLGYPVESYKLFVFTLSAVIAGIAGALYYPQAGIINPAELAPIASIYLAVWVAIGGRGRLYGAVIGAAFVSLLSTWFTGGQAPDIVLGSWRIQWVDWWTVLLGLSFVAVTLFAPKGIGGLFDLVADRLTPDRHGADLGPDQGALREKEADT from the coding sequence ATGACCGACAGCACCCTTGCCAGAGCCGCTGCACGCCAGCCCATCGTCCTGCGCTTCCCCGCGATACTGGTTTTCATGATCGTGCTGGCAGTCTTCACGGTCGGCGTCACGATCCTGTCCGAAGGCTTCGGCATCGGCGTGATCTCCACGAGTTTCGTCAAGACCCTGGGCAAGACGCTGTGCCTCTGTCTCGTGGCACTGGCGATGGACCTCGTGTGGGGCTATTGCGGGATCCTGTCGCTCGGGCACATGGCCTTCTTCGCCTTGGGCGGCTACGCGATCGGCATGTGGCTGATGTACGAACGCACGCGTCTGATCGTGGTCGATAGCCTCGCGGCAGAGACCCTGCCCCCCACGGCCCAGCAGATATCCGATGGCATCGCATCACAGATCTTCGGCGTGGTGGGCGCGTCCGAGTTCCCGCCTGTCTGGGCTTTCGCCCATTCCCTGCCGCTGCAACTGGCCGCCGTCATGCTGGTGCCGGGGCTCTTGGCGCTGGTCTTTGGCTGGTTTGCCTTTCGCAGCCGCGTGACCGGCGTGTACCTCTCGATCCTGACCCAGGCGATGACCCTGGCGCTCGCACTGTACCTCTTCCAGAACGACAGCGGGTTACGCGGCAACAACGGCCTTTCCGGACTGCAGAACCTGCCCGGCCTCGGCGGCGTCGGTCAGCCGATTGTCTCGATGTGGTTCCTCTGGGCCTCGGCCCTGGCGCTGGGGTTGGGATACTGGCTGGCGAACTGGGTCGTGTCGGGCAAGTTCGGCTCGGTCCTGCGCGGCATCCGTGATGACGAGGCCCGTGTGCGATTCCTCGGCTACCCGGTCGAGTCCTATAAGCTCTTTGTCTTCACGCTATCGGCAGTGATCGCGGGCATTGCCGGCGCGCTCTATTACCCGCAGGCCGGCATCATAAACCCCGCCGAACTGGCCCCCATCGCCTCGATCTACCTTGCCGTCTGGGTCGCCATCGGGGGACGCGGGCGGCTTTACGGGGCGGTGATCGGTGCCGCTTTCGTGTCGCTTTTGTCGACGTGGTTCACCGGCGGACAGGCTCCCGACATCGTGCTGGGCAGCTGGCGCATCCAGTGGGTCGACTGGTGGACCGTGCTTCTGGGCCTGTCTTTTGTCGCCGTTACGCTCTTTGCGCCCAAGGGCATCGGCGGGCTCTTCGACCTCGTGGCGGATCGCCTGACTCCTGACCGCCACGGCGCGGACCTCGGCCCCGACCAGGGCGCCCTGCGCGAGAAGGAGGCAGACACATGA